One genomic segment of Acanthochromis polyacanthus isolate Apoly-LR-REF ecotype Palm Island chromosome 9, KAUST_Apoly_ChrSc, whole genome shotgun sequence includes these proteins:
- the LOC110956571 gene encoding cytochrome P450 2J4-like gives MDSVFSLVGSHLGWDFKSLLLFTLIFIIAADFMKFRRPAGFPPGPWGLPIVGSMFSLDHTRTHEVFTQLAGKYGDMFSIRMGNEWLVVLNRFEAVKEGLTTKGDSMAHRPDIPMVQDISGGRGVLFNNGPKWREQRRFALSTLRYFGLGKKSLEPVILDEFRHCAEEFRSFNGKPFNPQFAINNAVSNVISFLVFGRRFEYSDEKFQELLGMFNEAFQIQASFWAQLFNSFPVLMRHLPGPHQTGRQFWRKVFDFVREEVNDHKKTWDPSNQRDFIDCYLKEIQMGKADSTIDEENLVVSVWDLFLAGTETTTTTMRWAFLYMVKYPEIQEKVQAEIDRVIGQSRQPSMEDRVNLPYTDAVIHEIQRMGNIVPLGVPHSTNREVQLGGYTIPQGVKIVPNLTSVMFDKDKWKTPFTFNPGHFLNEEGKFVKPEPFIPFSVGQRQCLGENLARMELFLLFTSFMQNFTFSMPAGVKPSVDFVFGVTLGPKKYEIFVTSRQE, from the exons ATGGATTCAGTCTTTTCTCTAGTCGGATCCCATCTCGGCTGGGATTTCAAAAGCCTGCTGCTCTTCACGCTAATCTTCATCATTGCTGCAGATTTTATGAAGTTCCGTCGGCCGGCCGGCTTCCCTCCAGGACCATGGGGTCTTCCGATCGTAGGCAGCATGTTCTCTCTGGACCACACCAGGACCCATGAGGTTTTCACACAG CTAGCAGGAAAGTACGGAGACATGTTCAGCATTCGAATGGGCAACGAGTGGCTGGTTGTGTTGAACAGGTTTGAGGCTGTGAAAGAAGGTCTGACAACAAAGGGAGACAGCATGGCACACCGGCCAGATATTCCGATGGTGCAAGACATATCAGGTGGACGAG GCGTTCTTTTTAATAACGGACCCAAATGGAGGGAGCAGAGGCGATTTGCACTTTCAACCCTCAGATATTTTGGACTTGGAAAGAAGTCCCTGGAGCCCGTCATCCTGGATGAATTTAGACACTGTGCAGAAGAATTCAGAAGCTTTAACG GTAAGCCGTTCAATCCACAATTTGCCATCAACAACGCCGTCTCCAACGTCATCAGCTTCCTGGTGTTTGGTCGTCGCTTTGAGTACAGTGATGAGAAGTTCCAGGAATTGTTGGGGATGTTTAATGAGGCATTCCAGATTCAAGCCTCCTTTTGGGCTCAG CTCTTCAACTCGTTCCCTGTCCTCATGAGACATTTGCCAGGCCCACATCAGACGGGCAGACAGTTCTGGAGGAAGGTGTTCGACTTTGTCCGTGAAGAGGTGAACGATCACAAAAAGACCTGGGATCCATCGAATCAGAGAGACTTCATCGACTGCTATCTGAAGGAGATCCAGATG GGGAAAGCTGACAGCACCATAGATGAGGAAAACCTGGTTGTCAGTGTCTGGGACTTGTTTCTGGCTGGAACAGAGACCACAACCACCACCATGCGCTGGGCGTTCCTCTACATGGTCAAATATCCAGAGATCCAAG AGAAGGTCCAGGCTGAGATCGACAGGGTGATTGGACAGTCCAGACAGCCATCCATGGAGGACCGTGTAAACCTCCCCTACACTGATGCTGTTATCCACGAGATCCAGAGGATGGGCAATATAGTTCCTCTCGGTGTTCCACATTCCACCAACAGAGAAGTCCAGCTAGGAGGCTACACCATCCCACAG GGAGTTAAAATAGTTCCCAATCTGACATCTGTGATGTTTGACAAGGATAAGTGGAAGACGCCCTTCACCTTCAACCCGGGACACTTCCTGAACGAGGAGGGCAAATTTGTGAAACCAGAACCGTTCATCCCTTTCTCTGTTG GGCAGCGTCAGTGTCTCGGGGAGAATCTGGCCAGGATGGAGCTTTTCCTGTTGTTCACGTCCTTCATGCAGAACTTCACCTTCTCCATGCCTGCTGGGGTGAAGCCTTCAGTGGACTTTGTGTTTGGTGTTACTCTGGGACCAAAGAAATACGAAATATTTGTTACCTCACGTCaagagtaa